One Panicum virgatum strain AP13 chromosome 3N, P.virgatum_v5, whole genome shotgun sequence DNA segment encodes these proteins:
- the LOC120666835 gene encoding uncharacterized protein LOC120666835 — MAARVRPLLAVAAVLLLLCCCCCCYGGAAADAVAESCDAIRDFVDVSFCASRLRSVPGAAAADRHGHLLMAADLAAASGASARDAAAAMARGAEGPGGGGGPAARDALEACGILYGAASVPALRLLRGYAAARSWGAARALLPLTGQAGIGCDAALAGAGSAAAAAGMAGANREFDQLSTMATALLNKVS, encoded by the coding sequence ATGGCCGCCAGGGTGCGCccgctcctcgccgtcgccgccgtgctcctcctcctctgctgctgctgctgctgctacggcggcgcggcggcggacgcggtgGCCGAGTCGTGCGACGCGATCCGCGACTTCGTGGACGTCTCCTTCTGCGCGTCGCGGCTGCGGTCCGTgccgggcgcggccgccgcggaccGGCACGGTCACCTGCTCATGGCCGCGGACCTGGCGGCCGCGAGCGGGGCCTCGGCgcgggacgccgcggcggcgatggcgcgcGGAGCCGaggggcccggcggcggcggcggcccggccgcgCGGGACGCGCTGGAGGCGTGTGGGATCCTGTACGGGGCGGCGTCGGTGCCCGCGCTGCGGCTCCTGCGCGggtacgcggcggcgcggagctggggcgccgcgcgcgcgctgcTGCCGCTGACCGGGCAGGCCGGGATCGGGTGcgacgccgcgctcgccggcgcggggtccgcggcggccgcggccgggatGGCCGGAGCCAACCGCGAGTTCGACCAGCTCTCCACCATGGCCACCGCGCTGCTCAACAAGGTCAGCTAG
- the LOC120663837 gene encoding antifreeze protein Maxi-like translates to MASSVPSSSPMLAAAFLVLLLLSSAGAGEAAAAAPAPAPALDQVCGRLGSYYVTPALCASALCADPSAPCRAARDAPAVAALAARLAADNATAARDSIEAALSSSPSPPSAGPASAAAAGNSSAAAAAAARSCLQLYAGAVPALRWAARAVAAGRYRGAREVLQAAQYVAAGCEGMAGDAAALPRENGGFGDMAFVAHAVVASMAAD, encoded by the coding sequence ATGGCGTCGTCCGTGCCCTCCTCCTCTCCaatgctcgccgccgccttcctcgtgctcctcctcctctcctctgccgGGGCAGGCGAggctgctgcggctgcgccggcgccggcgccggcgctggaccAGGTGTGCGGGAGGCTGGGCAGCTACTACGTGACCCCAGCCCTCTGCGCGTCCGCGCTCTGCGCCGACCCCTCCGCGccctgccgcgccgcgcgcgacgcgcccgcggtggcggcgctggccgcccgCCTCGCGGCCGACAACGCCACGGCGGCCAGGGACAGCATCGAGgccgccctctcctcctccccgtcgccgccatccgcgggccctgcctccgccgccgctgcgggcaacagcagcgcggcggcggcggcggccgcgcggtcgTGCCTGCAGCTGTACGCGGGCGCGGTCCCGGCGCTGCGGTGGGCGGCGCGGGCCGTGGCCGCGGGCCGGTaccgcggcgcgcgggaggtGCTGCAGGCGGCGCAGTACGTGGCCGCCGGGTGCGAGGGGATGGccggggacgccgccgcgctgccgcgcgAGAACGGCGGGTTCGGCGACATGGCCTTCGTCGCGCACGCCGTCGtcgcctccatggccgccgaCTGA